In a genomic window of Spirosoma agri:
- a CDS encoding cytochrome c peroxidase, translating into MISEKCRPSRTRKSTGPTSWWVAAVTTFVLVLVGVYVLTRPQPVPLQRVHAQYVADIAQLDSAARQLQRVIIEKRPAPILQAAFRQARLRYKRVEFLTELYNPETAKSINGPNLAEVDEADKKVEQPEGLQVLEEQLFPYDPAQNAELVQQVAVLVSNVGRLTKVAASNEMTDSHVFDAMRLEVFRLIALGITGFDSPISHHSLPEAVQVLESIRQHVSFYDLADRDPALAKQLDGTITNAIATLKRAPDFNRFDRLAFINQQANVLSSLLLDAQKTLNIPVFQESRFLSAAARTLNDSDAFDAGFFVNSTDDRPTADRVALGKLLFFDPILSGNAGRSCATCHQPDRAFTDGETTSLGLDGNRIRRNTPTLLNTSLQAVQFMDSRVAFLEDQASDVIANETEMHGSLPVAVRALQQRDEYRTRFAKAYKAGISEHTVKNALASYVRSLTSLDSRLDRYLRSNDRREQATLLTAEEKHGFNLFMGKGQCATCHFFPLFNGTVPPMFAKTESEVLGIPATTANNRLDADIGKFGTTDMEPQKHAFKTPTVRHVAKTAPYMHNGVYRTLDQVVDFYEQGGGNGLGIHVSNQTLPDAKLNLTKGEQAALVAFMKAL; encoded by the coding sequence ATGATTTCTGAAAAGTGTCGTCCATCGCGAACCAGAAAATCGACCGGACCAACTAGCTGGTGGGTCGCTGCGGTAACGACATTCGTTTTGGTGCTTGTTGGTGTCTACGTGCTGACACGTCCCCAACCGGTGCCGCTGCAACGGGTTCACGCGCAATACGTAGCGGACATTGCGCAACTTGATTCGGCAGCCCGGCAGTTGCAGCGGGTAATCATCGAAAAACGTCCGGCGCCGATTCTGCAAGCCGCCTTTCGGCAAGCGCGACTGCGGTATAAGCGGGTCGAATTTCTGACTGAACTTTATAACCCCGAAACGGCCAAAAGTATCAACGGACCGAATCTGGCCGAAGTAGACGAAGCCGACAAAAAGGTGGAACAGCCCGAAGGGTTGCAGGTGCTGGAAGAACAACTGTTTCCCTATGACCCGGCCCAAAACGCCGAATTGGTACAGCAGGTCGCAGTGTTGGTATCGAACGTAGGGCGGTTGACCAAAGTGGCGGCATCGAACGAAATGACCGACAGTCATGTGTTCGATGCGATGCGACTGGAAGTGTTCCGACTTATTGCACTGGGTATTACAGGATTCGATTCGCCCATTAGTCACCACTCACTGCCCGAAGCGGTTCAGGTGCTGGAAAGTATTCGGCAGCACGTTAGTTTTTATGATCTGGCAGACCGCGATCCGGCGTTAGCGAAGCAACTGGACGGAACCATTACGAACGCGATTGCTACCCTAAAGCGGGCTCCTGATTTTAACCGCTTCGACCGGCTTGCGTTTATCAACCAGCAAGCCAATGTGCTCAGTAGTCTGTTGCTGGATGCGCAGAAAACGCTCAATATTCCGGTCTTTCAGGAGAGTCGTTTCCTGTCCGCTGCCGCCCGAACGCTGAACGATTCCGATGCCTTCGATGCGGGTTTCTTTGTCAACTCGACCGATGATCGACCCACCGCTGACCGGGTTGCGTTGGGAAAACTGCTGTTTTTTGACCCAATTCTTTCCGGTAATGCCGGTCGTAGCTGCGCGACCTGTCACCAGCCTGACCGGGCGTTTACGGACGGTGAAACAACGAGTCTGGGGCTGGATGGGAATCGCATCCGTCGGAACACGCCCACGCTCCTGAACACGTCGCTGCAGGCGGTGCAGTTCATGGATTCGCGGGTTGCCTTTCTGGAGGATCAGGCGAGTGACGTGATTGCTAACGAGACCGAAATGCACGGTTCATTACCCGTCGCGGTTCGGGCGCTGCAACAGCGGGACGAGTACCGTACCCGGTTCGCCAAGGCTTACAAAGCCGGTATCAGCGAGCATACCGTCAAAAATGCACTGGCCAGCTACGTTCGTTCGCTGACGAGTCTCGACTCCCGGCTAGACCGTTACCTTCGGAGCAATGACCGTCGTGAACAGGCCACCCTGCTGACGGCAGAAGAGAAACACGGCTTTAACCTATTTATGGGCAAAGGCCAATGCGCGACCTGTCATTTCTTCCCGCTCTTCAACGGCACGGTCCCGCCCATGTTCGCTAAAACTGAAAGTGAGGTGCTGGGTATACCAGCGACGACGGCTAACAACCGACTCGATGCCGACATTGGTAAATTCGGTACAACGGACATGGAACCTCAAAAACACGCGTTCAAAACGCCCACCGTCCGGCACGTGGCGAAAACGGCTCCGTACATGCACAATGGCGTCTACCGAACGCTGGATCAGGTTGTTGATTTTTATGAGCAGGGCGGGGGCAATGGGCTGGGCATTCACGTGTCTAATCAGACCTTACCCGATGCAAAGTTAAACTTGACGAAAGGAGAACAGGCTGCGCTGGTGGCTTTTATGAAGGCGCTTTAG
- a CDS encoding MerR family transcriptional regulator — protein sequence MEGTGKLYYGIKEVADLFGINASKLRYYEKEFPTLQPKKNRSGDRVYTQADIDHLTEILDLIDRQKYTLPGAREFLKEREARRRENARYIAKLQKIKSFMEKMRAGLDLPQPPPSDSVSESE from the coding sequence ATGGAAGGCACGGGTAAGCTTTATTATGGCATTAAGGAAGTGGCAGATCTGTTTGGGATTAACGCGTCCAAATTGCGCTATTACGAAAAGGAGTTTCCAACGCTTCAGCCCAAGAAAAATCGTTCCGGCGACCGGGTCTATACCCAGGCGGACATCGACCACCTGACCGAAATTCTGGACCTGATTGATCGTCAGAAATATACGCTGCCCGGTGCCCGCGAATTCCTCAAAGAACGGGAGGCCCGCCGACGGGAGAATGCCCGCTACATTGCCAAACTTCAAAAAATAAAGTCGTTCATGGAGAAGATGCGGGCCGGTTTAGACCTGCCACAACCTCCACCAAGTGACAGTGTATCCGAGTCTGAATAG
- the alaS gene encoding alanine--tRNA ligase, which translates to MTSHEIRRHFLDFFRSKQHLIVPSASIVAKNDPTLMFNNSGMAQFKDFFLGNGTPPSKRVADTQKCLRVSGKHNDLEDVGFDTYHHTMFEMLGNWSFGDYFKKEAIQWAWELLTEVYKLPKDRLYVSVFQGDERDNVPFDQEAFDLWKPIVGEDRIIYGNKKDNFWEMGDTGPCGPCSEIHVDLRSAEEVAEKPGKELVNADHPQVVEIWNLVFMQFNRKADSSLEPLPARHVDTGMGFERLCMAIQGKKSNYDTDVFSGTIHVIEELSGKPYGGTMAGAPDRSSDVAMRVIADHIRAVSFAIADGLVPSNAKAGYVIRRILRRAIRYGYSYLNLNEPFMTKLVPTLAMQFADVFPELNAQRDFVATVIREEEIAFLRTLGSGLGRLDQIIGQLTTDSKTEIPGETVFELNDTFGFPADLTALIAREKGLTIDEAGFQKSLQEQKTRSRKDATSSAGDWIELAETDQVEFVGYDQPEAYAHIVKYRKIRNKQGTQVQIVLDKTPFYAESGGQIGDTGLLTLFVGPDQIGTLPVLDTKKENDLTIHIVADSDEIDDLIAQTESVYAAINTARRGLTSSNHTATHLLHSALRDVLGPHIAQKGSYVGPDALRFDFSHFTKVSDEQLAEVERIVNEKIREDIKLDEKRNVPIGEAKALGATALFGEKYGDFVRVITFDPSYSVELCGGTHVPATGHIGLFKFTGEGSVSTGVRRIEAKTSAGAEALVNEQMALVSELKELLKAPKDVVKAVQSLLDERTALQKQVEALQNEKVQQLKNQLLDKVETINPNGGPGHSRLVERVDVPSADALKQLAYDLKAKVDNLAVVLGADINGKPQLAVMLPDSLIQGKNLNAGQVVKELAKHIKGGGGGQPFFATAGGTDSSGLDAALAQGKELLG; encoded by the coding sequence ATGACTTCCCACGAAATACGTCGGCATTTTCTCGACTTCTTCCGCTCTAAGCAACACCTGATTGTCCCTTCGGCTTCGATTGTCGCCAAAAACGACCCGACGCTGATGTTTAACAATTCGGGTATGGCCCAATTCAAGGATTTTTTCCTCGGCAATGGTACGCCCCCGTCGAAGCGGGTGGCCGATACGCAGAAATGTTTGCGCGTGTCGGGTAAGCACAACGACCTCGAAGACGTTGGGTTCGATACCTATCACCACACCATGTTCGAGATGCTCGGCAACTGGTCGTTTGGGGATTATTTCAAAAAAGAAGCGATTCAATGGGCCTGGGAACTGCTGACGGAAGTCTATAAGTTACCGAAAGATCGGCTCTATGTCTCTGTGTTTCAGGGAGATGAGAGAGATAACGTTCCATTCGATCAGGAAGCGTTCGATCTCTGGAAGCCTATCGTCGGTGAAGATCGCATCATCTACGGCAACAAGAAGGATAACTTCTGGGAAATGGGCGATACGGGTCCCTGCGGCCCCTGTTCGGAAATCCACGTTGACCTTCGTTCCGCCGAAGAAGTGGCCGAAAAACCCGGTAAGGAACTGGTAAACGCCGATCACCCGCAGGTTGTCGAAATCTGGAACCTGGTGTTCATGCAGTTCAACCGCAAGGCCGATAGTTCGCTGGAGCCACTGCCCGCCCGGCACGTCGATACGGGCATGGGTTTCGAGCGACTGTGCATGGCTATCCAGGGCAAAAAATCAAACTACGATACCGACGTTTTTTCGGGGACGATCCACGTTATCGAAGAATTGTCGGGTAAGCCATACGGCGGCACAATGGCCGGAGCGCCGGACCGTTCATCGGATGTGGCTATGCGCGTCATTGCCGATCACATCCGGGCGGTATCCTTTGCGATTGCTGACGGGCTGGTGCCGTCGAACGCGAAGGCGGGTTACGTCATCCGGCGGATTTTGCGTCGGGCCATTAGGTACGGCTATTCGTATCTGAACCTGAACGAACCGTTCATGACCAAACTCGTGCCGACGCTGGCGATGCAGTTTGCCGATGTGTTTCCCGAACTGAACGCCCAGCGTGATTTCGTGGCCACGGTCATTCGGGAGGAAGAAATCGCCTTCCTGCGGACATTAGGATCGGGACTGGGTCGTCTCGATCAGATCATTGGTCAGTTGACAACCGATAGTAAGACTGAAATTCCGGGCGAAACCGTTTTTGAACTAAACGATACGTTTGGCTTTCCCGCTGACCTAACTGCCCTGATCGCTCGCGAAAAAGGGCTGACCATCGATGAAGCTGGTTTTCAGAAATCGCTTCAGGAGCAGAAAACCCGTTCGCGCAAAGACGCAACGTCATCGGCTGGTGACTGGATTGAGCTGGCAGAGACCGATCAGGTTGAATTCGTTGGCTACGATCAACCGGAAGCGTATGCGCATATTGTGAAGTACCGAAAGATTCGCAATAAACAGGGGACCCAGGTGCAGATCGTGCTTGATAAAACGCCATTCTACGCGGAATCAGGTGGTCAAATCGGCGATACGGGTTTGTTGACGCTTTTCGTCGGTCCGGATCAGATCGGAACGCTGCCTGTGCTTGACACCAAGAAGGAGAATGATCTGACCATTCATATTGTCGCTGATTCGGATGAAATCGATGATTTAATCGCTCAAACCGAATCAGTTTATGCGGCTATCAATACGGCCCGTCGTGGGTTGACAAGTAGTAACCATACGGCGACGCACCTGCTGCATTCGGCCTTGCGTGACGTACTGGGTCCACACATCGCACAGAAAGGATCGTATGTAGGTCCTGACGCTCTGCGATTCGACTTCTCGCACTTCACGAAGGTTTCGGATGAGCAACTGGCGGAGGTAGAGCGTATCGTAAACGAGAAAATACGCGAAGACATTAAGCTGGACGAGAAGCGAAACGTGCCAATAGGGGAAGCGAAAGCCTTGGGTGCAACGGCCTTGTTCGGGGAGAAATATGGTGATTTTGTGCGCGTCATCACGTTCGATCCGAGTTATTCGGTCGAGCTTTGCGGGGGTACGCACGTTCCGGCAACCGGCCATATTGGTCTGTTCAAGTTCACGGGCGAAGGCTCCGTATCGACGGGTGTTCGGCGGATCGAAGCCAAAACGTCAGCCGGTGCGGAAGCCCTGGTGAACGAGCAGATGGCGCTTGTCAGCGAACTGAAAGAATTGCTGAAAGCGCCCAAAGATGTTGTGAAAGCTGTACAGTCGCTACTTGACGAACGGACGGCTTTGCAAAAACAGGTAGAAGCGTTGCAGAACGAGAAAGTACAGCAGTTGAAAAATCAGCTTCTTGATAAAGTTGAAACCATCAACCCGAATGGCGGACCGGGCCATTCGCGCTTGGTCGAGCGGGTCGACGTTCCGTCGGCTGATGCCCTCAAGCAACTGGCTTACGATCTGAAAGCGAAAGTCGATAACCTGGCTGTGGTGCTTGGCGCTGATATCAACGGAAAACCACAACTTGCCGTGATGCTACCCGATTCGCTGATTCAGGGCAAGAACCTCAATGCGGGGCAGGTCGTGAAAGAACTGGCTAAACATATCAAAGGCGGTGGCGGTGGTCAGCCTTTCTTTGCAACCGCTGGCGGCACCGATTCGTCGGGACTGGATGCGGCTCTGGCGCAGGGGAAAGAACTGCTGGGTTAG
- a CDS encoding amidohydrolase family protein, with the protein MKNFLLNLLFLLATAEMSIAQKQTVDVLIKSGNLIDVRTGTIQTKKLIATRGKTIVGVFDESRLADFKAKTVIDATGKYIIPGLWDMHVHFGGGDTLIEENKNLLPLYIAHGITGIRDAAADLSSSVLQWREQIAKGELAGPTLFTSGPKLEGYKSSWVGDIEVSTNAEVDKMLDSLQRMKVDFVKITDNTITPDIYLYILQEAKKRGMKTSGHVPFALTMDQVTSAGLGSVEHMSYVFKAGSTRDKEVAEKVRAGQLTARLASPMVMQSFDEATALPVYRRMAKNGTYVVPTLNISRTIAFLDQDNHQNDTYLQYIGPGLKNTYAWRVNRVAKDGPEAIAERHAVYEKTSALLPLLHKAGVTIMAGTDAGFLNSYVYPGLGLHQELSYFVKAGLTPLQALQSAIIPGPEFLRKSDLYGSIAAGKSADILLLDRNPVAAIDATQAINTVILRGTVYDRKALDGLLSEAKKKASKY; encoded by the coding sequence ATGAAAAACTTTCTTCTTAACCTGCTTTTCCTGTTGGCAACCGCTGAAATGTCCATCGCTCAGAAGCAAACTGTCGATGTACTGATCAAATCGGGAAATCTAATCGACGTAAGAACCGGGACGATCCAGACGAAAAAACTAATCGCCACCCGCGGCAAGACCATCGTAGGCGTTTTCGATGAGTCGCGGCTCGCCGATTTTAAGGCGAAAACGGTCATTGATGCAACGGGGAAGTATATTATTCCGGGTCTGTGGGATATGCACGTCCATTTTGGTGGGGGCGATACGCTTATCGAGGAGAATAAAAACCTGCTGCCTCTGTACATTGCGCACGGCATTACGGGCATTCGCGACGCAGCGGCCGACCTGAGTTCATCTGTTCTACAATGGCGTGAGCAGATTGCGAAAGGCGAGCTGGCCGGCCCTACGCTGTTTACCTCCGGGCCTAAATTGGAAGGCTATAAATCGAGCTGGGTCGGTGATATTGAAGTCAGTACGAATGCTGAAGTTGACAAAATGCTCGACTCGCTACAGCGGATGAAGGTCGATTTTGTGAAGATCACCGACAACACTATTACGCCTGATATTTACCTCTACATCTTGCAGGAAGCCAAAAAACGGGGAATGAAAACCTCCGGGCATGTACCCTTTGCCCTCACGATGGATCAGGTTACGTCGGCAGGATTGGGATCGGTCGAGCATATGAGCTACGTGTTCAAAGCGGGGTCAACGCGGGATAAAGAAGTCGCCGAAAAGGTAAGGGCCGGGCAATTGACCGCTCGTCTGGCTTCGCCGATGGTCATGCAGAGTTTCGACGAAGCGACGGCCTTACCCGTCTACCGGCGTATGGCTAAAAACGGGACGTATGTGGTGCCAACGCTGAATATCAGCCGGACCATAGCGTTTCTGGATCAGGATAATCACCAGAACGATACGTATCTGCAGTATATCGGTCCGGGTCTGAAGAATACGTATGCCTGGCGCGTCAATCGGGTAGCTAAAGACGGACCCGAGGCCATCGCCGAGCGGCACGCGGTGTACGAAAAAACGAGTGCCTTGCTGCCGTTGCTTCACAAGGCGGGCGTGACGATTATGGCCGGAACCGATGCTGGTTTTTTAAACTCGTACGTGTATCCGGGGCTTGGTCTACACCAGGAGCTTAGCTACTTCGTGAAAGCGGGCCTGACGCCCTTGCAGGCCCTACAGTCGGCCATTATTCCGGGACCGGAATTTCTACGTAAATCGGATTTGTATGGGAGTATTGCCGCCGGAAAAAGTGCCGATATCCTGTTGCTCGACCGGAATCCCGTAGCCGCAATCGACGCTACCCAGGCGATTAATACGGTCATTTTGCGGGGAACCGTGTACGACAGAAAGGCGTTGGATGGATTACTGTCCGAGGCTAAAAAGAAAGCCAGCAAGTACTAA
- the murI gene encoding glutamate racemase produces the protein MSVLSQPIGVFDSGYGGLTVLRELVRKLPQYDYVYLGDNARTPYGTRSFDTVYHYTLECVNHLFDKGCRLVILACNTASAKALRNIQQLDLPTLVPGLDGPDRRVLGVIRPTTEVIGHYSTSGHVGILATRGTVTSESYVVEIDKFFPDLQVTQEACPMWVPLVENGEYASPGADYFVNQHIDRLMTKSPAIDTILLACTHYPLLIDKIRQFAPPNTTILSQGGIVADSLADYLNRHPEIEGQCSQHGRRMFLTTDSTEDFDRQATVFYGESVQSVHLTL, from the coding sequence ATGAGTGTATTGTCGCAACCAATCGGTGTATTTGATTCGGGTTATGGTGGCCTGACCGTGTTACGCGAACTCGTTCGCAAACTTCCCCAGTACGATTACGTTTATTTGGGCGACAACGCCCGAACCCCGTACGGCACACGCTCATTCGATACGGTGTATCACTACACGCTCGAATGTGTCAATCATCTGTTTGACAAGGGCTGTCGATTGGTGATTCTGGCCTGTAATACCGCGTCAGCCAAAGCACTGCGCAATATTCAGCAACTCGATTTGCCCACGCTGGTGCCCGGACTGGATGGTCCGGATAGGCGCGTGCTGGGCGTAATCCGACCCACAACCGAAGTGATTGGCCATTATTCAACGAGTGGTCATGTCGGGATTCTGGCCACACGCGGAACCGTTACGTCCGAATCATACGTAGTGGAGATCGACAAGTTCTTTCCGGACTTGCAGGTTACGCAGGAAGCTTGCCCAATGTGGGTACCACTGGTCGAAAATGGCGAGTATGCCAGTCCGGGGGCCGACTACTTTGTCAACCAACACATTGACCGGTTGATGACCAAGTCGCCCGCCATTGACACGATCCTCCTAGCCTGTACGCACTACCCGTTGCTGATCGACAAAATAAGACAGTTTGCTCCCCCCAATACAACGATTTTAAGCCAGGGTGGTATTGTCGCCGACAGCCTGGCCGATTACTTGAATCGCCATCCGGAGATCGAAGGTCAATGCAGCCAACACGGTCGCCGGATGTTTCTGACCACCGATTCTACCGAAGACTTCGACCGGCAGGCCACCGTTTTTTACGGCGAATCCGTTCAATCGGTGCATCTGACCCTATAA
- a CDS encoding ABC-F family ATP-binding cassette domain-containing protein, which translates to MISVQNVSLRYGKRVLFDDVTIKFTSGNCYGVIGANGAGKSTFLKILSGEIEPQTGSVVMTPGERMSVLNQNQSAYDDYTVLQTVIIGNKRLYDIMQEKDILYAKEEFTDADGEKAAELEAEFAEMNGWDAESDAASLLSGLGIKEDLHYSLMSDINGSEKVRVLLAQALFGSPDVLLLDEPTNNLDVESVSWLENFLANFSNTVIVVSHDRHFLDQVCTQIVDVDFSKVKLFAGNYSFWYESSQLALKQRQDQNKKTEDKRKELEEFIRRFSANASKSKQATSRAKLLEKLTIDDIQPSSRKYPYVNFKPEREPGDQILTVENLTYTAEDGTKLFENMSFTVNRGDKVFLYSRDGLAVSALLDILAGERKADSGTFRWGITITMSYFPTDAEKEKFFQTDLNLVDWLRQYSVEKDESFIRGFLGRMLFSGEESLKKATVLSGGEKVRCMLSRMMLSGANVLLLDEPTNHLDLESIESLNNGLIDFKGPILFTSHDHQFVQTVATRVIEITPAGILDKLMTYDEYLTDERVKAQREELYEAVA; encoded by the coding sequence ATGATATCGGTACAAAACGTCTCCCTCCGCTACGGGAAGCGGGTTTTATTTGACGACGTCACCATAAAATTTACGTCTGGCAACTGCTACGGCGTAATTGGAGCCAATGGTGCCGGTAAATCCACGTTCCTCAAAATCCTGTCGGGTGAAATAGAACCGCAAACAGGTTCCGTAGTCATGACCCCCGGCGAACGGATGTCGGTGCTGAACCAGAATCAGTCTGCCTACGACGACTATACGGTATTGCAAACGGTCATCATCGGCAACAAACGCCTGTATGACATCATGCAGGAGAAAGATATTCTCTACGCCAAAGAAGAGTTTACCGATGCCGATGGCGAGAAAGCCGCCGAACTCGAAGCCGAATTTGCGGAAATGAACGGCTGGGATGCCGAATCAGACGCGGCTAGCTTGCTGTCCGGTCTGGGCATCAAAGAAGACCTCCATTACTCCCTGATGTCGGACATTAACGGCTCGGAGAAAGTACGTGTGCTGTTGGCGCAGGCCCTGTTCGGTAGCCCCGATGTGCTACTGCTCGATGAGCCGACTAACAACCTCGATGTGGAATCGGTGAGCTGGCTGGAAAACTTTCTGGCGAATTTCAGCAACACTGTTATCGTTGTATCCCACGATCGTCACTTCTTGGATCAGGTGTGCACACAGATCGTCGATGTCGATTTCAGTAAGGTTAAACTCTTCGCCGGGAACTATTCATTCTGGTATGAGTCGAGTCAACTGGCGTTGAAACAGCGTCAGGATCAGAACAAGAAAACGGAAGATAAGCGCAAGGAACTCGAAGAATTTATCCGTCGATTCTCGGCTAACGCGTCGAAATCGAAACAGGCAACCAGCCGCGCTAAATTGCTCGAAAAACTAACCATCGATGATATTCAGCCGTCATCGCGCAAATATCCATACGTTAATTTTAAGCCTGAACGCGAACCCGGCGACCAGATTTTAACCGTCGAAAACCTGACATACACGGCCGAGGACGGCACGAAACTGTTCGAGAACATGTCCTTTACGGTGAACCGGGGGGATAAGGTTTTCCTCTACAGCCGCGATGGACTGGCGGTTTCGGCCCTGCTCGACATTTTGGCGGGCGAGCGTAAAGCCGATTCTGGTACCTTCCGGTGGGGGATTACGATTACGATGTCGTATTTCCCGACGGATGCCGAGAAGGAGAAATTTTTCCAGACGGATCTAAATCTGGTGGATTGGCTGCGGCAGTATTCGGTGGAGAAAGACGAGAGTTTTATTCGTGGGTTTCTGGGTCGGATGCTCTTTTCCGGTGAAGAATCGCTGAAGAAAGCGACCGTGTTGAGCGGGGGTGAAAAAGTACGGTGCATGCTGTCGAGAATGATGCTGTCGGGGGCCAATGTGCTGCTGCTCGATGAGCCAACCAACCACCTTGACCTCGAATCCATCGAATCGCTCAACAACGGCTTAATTGATTTTAAAGGGCCAATTTTGTTCACCTCGCACGATCACCAGTTCGTGCAGACGGTTGCTACCCGCGTGATTGAAATTACGCCAGCCGGCATCCTCGATAAATTGATGACGTACGACGAGTATCTCACCGACGAACGGGTAAAAGCCCAACGTGAGGAATTATACGAAGCCGTAGCGTAG
- a CDS encoding dihydrolipoyl dehydrogenase family protein, which yields MQSFDLIVIGTGSAGKTVAEAAREAGKSVAIIDKLPFGGTCSQRGCDPKKILVGAAEIVARSSQLVGKGITSSATINWADLINYKKTFTEPIPENTEKKFADQGIHLFHGAATFLSETTIRVGNDDLQANQIVIATGLRPKPLDIPGEELLTDSTGFMELAELPEEIVMIGGGYIAFEFAHIAARAGAKVVILHQGKRPLEEFDADVVALLVKAMRAIGIFIVLEAKVTAIKGESGALTVQYERDGSNHQVSARLVVHAAGRVADVAELDLAKGNVELTKKGIAVDEYLQSVSNPAVYACGDVADKGLPLTPLASYEGKIVASNILNGNNRTYVNDAVPSTVFTVPPLASIGLTEEQATKQGRKIKVLFQETTDWYVSQRINEPFSGFKTLVDEETDQVIGAHLLGSGNEEVINLFALAMKHQITATALGQMLFAYPTHASDMKSMLPD from the coding sequence ATGCAATCATTCGACCTTATTGTTATCGGTACTGGATCGGCCGGTAAAACTGTAGCGGAAGCAGCCCGTGAAGCTGGAAAATCCGTTGCCATCATTGATAAGTTGCCCTTTGGTGGTACGTGCTCTCAGCGGGGATGCGATCCCAAAAAAATCTTGGTCGGTGCTGCTGAAATCGTGGCCCGGTCGAGCCAACTGGTTGGGAAAGGGATTACGAGTTCGGCCACTATCAACTGGGCCGATCTGATCAACTATAAGAAAACATTCACCGAACCCATTCCGGAGAACACCGAAAAGAAATTTGCCGATCAGGGCATTCACCTGTTTCATGGTGCGGCTACGTTCTTGTCCGAAACGACAATTCGGGTGGGTAACGACGATCTACAGGCGAACCAGATCGTGATTGCAACCGGCCTACGCCCAAAGCCGCTGGACATTCCCGGCGAAGAACTCCTCACGGACAGTACCGGGTTCATGGAACTGGCCGAGTTGCCTGAAGAGATCGTTATGATTGGCGGAGGTTACATCGCTTTCGAATTCGCGCACATTGCCGCCCGCGCTGGCGCTAAGGTAGTTATTCTTCATCAGGGTAAACGACCACTGGAAGAGTTCGACGCCGATGTGGTGGCACTCTTGGTCAAAGCGATGCGCGCCATTGGTATTTTTATCGTGCTGGAAGCGAAAGTGACGGCTATTAAGGGAGAATCCGGTGCGTTGACCGTTCAGTATGAACGCGATGGATCGAACCATCAGGTATCAGCCAGGCTAGTCGTTCATGCAGCAGGGCGGGTGGCTGATGTCGCTGAGTTGGATTTGGCGAAAGGGAACGTTGAGCTAACTAAAAAGGGCATAGCCGTGGATGAATACCTGCAAAGTGTATCGAACCCAGCGGTTTATGCCTGCGGAGATGTGGCTGATAAAGGACTGCCGCTCACGCCATTAGCCTCGTACGAAGGTAAGATCGTAGCCAGCAATATCCTCAATGGAAACAACCGAACCTACGTTAATGATGCGGTGCCGTCAACCGTCTTTACGGTGCCTCCGCTGGCTTCAATCGGTTTAACCGAAGAACAGGCTACTAAGCAGGGACGCAAAATAAAGGTTCTCTTTCAGGAAACCACCGACTGGTATGTCAGTCAGCGCATTAACGAGCCATTTTCGGGATTTAAAACGCTGGTAGACGAAGAAACCGACCAGGTCATAGGGGCGCATCTGCTGGGTTCCGGCAATGAGGAAGTCATAAATCTGTTTGCGCTGGCGATGAAGCACCAGATTACGGCCACCGCGCTGGGTCAGATGCTGTTTGCTTACCCGACTCACGCGTCAGATATGAAGTCGATGCTACCTGACTAG
- a CDS encoding OsmC family protein: MATITARIERTSYETHLSTSSQVIVVDEPHDVGGQDRGMHPGELLAGALASCTVITVRMYADRKELPLDSVVAHVDYTYDPAQKQALFSTKLILNGDLSEEQRIRLFEIADRCPIHKALANPSTFETTLVDGSGTDHCPATAVNLETEEPRS; this comes from the coding sequence ATGGCCACCATTACCGCCCGGATTGAACGGACATCCTACGAAACCCACCTATCAACCAGTTCACAGGTTATTGTTGTCGACGAACCGCACGACGTAGGCGGTCAGGATCGGGGTATGCACCCCGGCGAACTACTGGCCGGGGCGCTTGCTTCCTGCACCGTTATCACAGTACGCATGTACGCAGACCGTAAAGAATTACCGCTCGATTCAGTTGTTGCGCACGTAGACTACACGTATGATCCCGCTCAGAAGCAGGCGCTTTTTTCCACAAAGCTTATCCTTAACGGCGATCTCAGCGAAGAACAACGTATTCGACTGTTCGAAATAGCTGATCGTTGCCCAATACATAAAGCGCTGGCTAACCCAAGTACGTTTGAAACGACACTCGTCGACGGATCAGGAACAGACCACTGTCCGGCTACTGCCGTTAATCTAGAAACCGAAGAGCCACGTTCGTAA